Below is a window of Methyloprofundus sedimenti DNA.
AACACGCGGAATGTTAGTTGGCTGTGTAGTGGCGGGCATCTCCATGCTATTTACGGAAATATCGGTAACTAACTGGTGGATTACTATCAGTGTCTTTATGTTAACTGCAACCTTATTTTCTTTGGCCGGTTTTGTTAATGCTATTTTTGCCGATAGTTTTGATGATATATCTATTATTCCCAATTTTGTTTTAACACCACTCAGTTATTTAGGCGGCGTGTTTTATTCTGTTTCTATGCTGCCTGATGTCTGGCAGAAAATTGCTTTGGGTAATCCTATCCTGTATATGATTAATACTTTTCGTTATGGCTTAACCGGTATTTCAGATATAGATGTAACAACTGCCATGCTAATTATTATATGTTTTATTCTGTTTTTAGTCGTTTTTTGCTTATATTTATTGGCTAAAGGGATAGGCATTAAAAATTAATAAGTGTGAAAGCTCGCGTTTCGCTATGGTCGTAGCTAATGGTGTGCTTTTGATGCGATCGGCTGACTGCTTACTAATACAAAGGTAAATTAGGATCGTTTTTATGTATAGTCTGAAGTTAATAAGTCGCTGGTTTATTTCTCCAGAGTCTACAACTGAGTAATTATTCATACCCAATGCAGAGATATACTTGAGACACATTTTCAAATTAGCTTTCTTTGAGCTTAAATATTGAAAGACAAAGGAACTATTTGCAATCAGACTTAACTCATATAGAATTAGCGAAATGTTTATTAGTATACAAATTTCAACAATTAAATTGGAGAGTAGGTTCATGTTCACAAAAAAAAGTACTGCGTCATTAATTAAAGCGAGCGCTTTAATTGCTGCTGTTTCAGTTTTAACCGGATGTGGTATAGCTGCCCCAAAATCTGAAATAGCTTACGCAGAAGCGACTCTTCAATCGGCACGCAATGTTGGTGCAAATGAATATGCTCCAGTGGAACTGGAAAGAGCAAAAAACAAATTGCAGCAAGCTAAATCTGAAATGAAAGAAGGTAAAAACGAAGAAGCTTTGCGTTTAGCTAACGAATCGACTGCAGAAGGTAATTTGGCTCAAGCGAAGACAGAAGCAGGAAAAGCGAGTGCATCTGAAAAGCAAATGCAGCAAAGTCTGGAAATGTTGAAATCACAGCTTAAATAGTGTTGTAACGCACCAACTAAAATTTTTTGGATCTTTATATGAATACAATGACAGTAAAAAAACTGCTTATCCCCGCTATAATCACAACACTGGCTGTAGGTTGTGCGGAGTTACAAAAACCAAAATCTCTGCTAGAAGCACAGCAAGCGTATAAGGCAGCGGCTAGCAATCCAGCTATTCAAAGATATGCAGCAGATGAATTAAGCAAAGCGAATACAACGCTATTAGATGCTGCTGCTGCTGAATCTGTAGAAGACATGACTTCTTTGGCTTACATCGGTAATGCTCAAGTCGAGACTGCAGTTAATACTGCAGCGGCTGGACAGTCTAGGCAAAACAGTATCGATTTAATGAGCAAAAAAGAGCAGTTGATTACAGACTCTCTTAACTTAAAAAAAGATGCTGCTAAAAACCAATTGGATGCTGCGCAGAACAAATTGCTGAAAATGCAATTATTAGAAGCAGAGCGTGAAATTTTATTAGCCTTCGGAAACATTGAGTTTGTTACTGGCACGGCTGATTTAGTGCCTGGTGCTTCAACAGGTATTGATTTGCTGGCTAGCTATATGGAAAAGTATCCGAGTAAAAAAGTGACTCTGGAAGGGCATACTGATAATACAGGTAATGCTGGACGTAATATGGAATTATCCCAAAAACGTGCTGATTTTATTCGTAATGTACTCATTAGCAAAGGCGTTGCAGCCGACCGTATTACAGCGATAGGTTATGGTCAAAGCCAGCCGGTAGCTTCAAATAATTCAGCCGCCGGTCGTCAGAAAAATCGTCGTATTGATATAAAATTCAACTAGTAGACTCATTTTACTTGCGAAATAGATGTCACTCGGCTGCTTTACTGCTGAGTGACATCCTCTAAACTCCTCTCAAAATTCTTTTTACAGGTCAGCCCTGTTTTCTCTACTTTTCGAATGTGTGCTGCATGGCTATAGATGTGGTATTTGTTTGACTGTGCCGCGGTAGCTGCGCCTTAAGCCGTATGAGTCATATTAACGGGAAATACTATATACTGCTTTCTAATACATTTACATTACGAAATAAAATCATGTTTAATTTTAATACCAGGTTTTCCTGCTATTGCTGGCGAATACTTAGTTCCCTGCTATTAGTCAGTGCTATGCTTTCTGGCTGTACCACTCCCGTTTCATCTCCTG
It encodes the following:
- a CDS encoding OmpA family protein — translated: MNTMTVKKLLIPAIITTLAVGCAELQKPKSLLEAQQAYKAAASNPAIQRYAADELSKANTTLLDAAAAESVEDMTSLAYIGNAQVETAVNTAAAGQSRQNSIDLMSKKEQLITDSLNLKKDAAKNQLDAAQNKLLKMQLLEAEREILLAFGNIEFVTGTADLVPGASTGIDLLASYMEKYPSKKVTLEGHTDNTGNAGRNMELSQKRADFIRNVLISKGVAADRITAIGYGQSQPVASNNSAAGRQKNRRIDIKFN
- a CDS encoding DUF4398 domain-containing protein; this encodes MFTKKSTASLIKASALIAAVSVLTGCGIAAPKSEIAYAEATLQSARNVGANEYAPVELERAKNKLQQAKSEMKEGKNEEALRLANESTAEGNLAQAKTEAGKASASEKQMQQSLEMLKSQLK
- a CDS encoding ABC transporter permease, producing the protein MNNSIAFRTLLFKEVRRFTRIWPQTLLPPAVTTSLYFLIFGKLIGARIGNIDGISYMNYIVPGVILMSVISHSYANVVSSFYSTKFQRHIEELLVAPVPNWVILAGYIGGGITRGMLVGCVVAGISMLFTEISVTNWWITISVFMLTATLFSLAGFVNAIFADSFDDISIIPNFVLTPLSYLGGVFYSVSMLPDVWQKIALGNPILYMINTFRYGLTGISDIDVTTAMLIIICFILFLVVFCLYLLAKGIGIKN